The DNA window TTTTACGTCGTCTCGATCCATCGAAAACTACCGCTTCATCTGGGGCCTCACGGCTCCCGGTGGGGGCTCGTTCAGAACCGCCCAGAACACGCCGAGATCCTGAATGGCGTCCACGAAATCCTTGAAGCCCACCGGCTTAACCACGTAGGCGTTGACGCCAAGCTTGTAACTGCGCACCAGGTCCTGCTCCTCGCGACTGCTGGTGAGCATGACGACCGGAACCGTTTGCGTGGCGGCTTCGGATTTGATCGCCCGAAGCACTTCCAGACCGTCCACCTTGGGCAGCTTCAGGTCGAGCAGGATGACCGCCGGCAGTCCGCGTGGGCGGTCCTTGAAACGCCCCCGGATGAACAGGTAGTCCAGTGCCTCTTCGCCGTCGCGAACGGTCACCACATCGTTGGCAAGCTGACTTCGTTCCAGCGCGGCGAGTGTCAGTTCCAGGTCTTTGGGATTGTCCTCCACCAGTAGAATGGGTTTGAGTTCAGCCATGGGTCTCCTTGTCCTGTGGCTCGTTCTTCGGGAGCGTGAAGTAGATGACCGCACCCTTGCCGGGCTCGCCTTCGGCCCAGGTGCGACCGCCATGACGACTGATGATTCGCCGCACGTTGGCAAGTCCGATGCCGGTGCCCTCGAACTCTTCCATCCGGTGAAGTCGTTGAAACACGCCGAACAGCTTGCCGACGTACTTCATGTCGAACCCTACCCCGTTATCCCGGACAAAAATGACGTGTTCGGAAGGCTCCGAAACGTATCCGACGTCCACCTTCGCCTGCGGCGTGGTGCTGGTGTATT is part of the Humisphaera borealis genome and encodes:
- a CDS encoding response regulator, which translates into the protein MAELKPILLVEDNPKDLELTLAALERSQLANDVVTVRDGEEALDYLFIRGRFKDRPRGLPAVILLDLKLPKVDGLEVLRAIKSEAATQTVPVVMLTSSREEQDLVRSYKLGVNAYVVKPVGFKDFVDAIQDLGVFWAVLNEPPPGAVRPQMKR